DNA sequence from the Rhizoctonia solani chromosome 14, complete sequence genome:
CAAGTCTGACGATAAGCGTGATGCACGTGAGTATCCGGATAAAGTGACTCGCGGGGGAAGGTGACATGACTAGCGAATGGGATGGTGGGCGGAAAATGAAAATAAAGGCGCGATGAGAAGTCTAATACACTGTGGAAGTCTAGACGAGCGAGTGCAGAGCgataatcacgtgactaacTACATGGGTCCCTGCGTGACCCTACGCCTAGGTCTGGGCTCGTGCGTCTACGCGGGCTCCGATCCACAGCCCCTAGCTCAATTCTGAGCCCAAGCGAGTACCAGCGTCTGGGCAAAGATTTACATCGCGTGATTACCGGAAACACCAATTACTGTGGGTGCAATTAGATAATGTGTGTATGTACATCGAATAGCCTTGTGGATGTTTACTAGACCATCTCAACGCTAGCCATTAGTTATTAGTCATAAGGGGAGGAGAGGAACAGTATTATCCCAATGAGGCACACCAATCAACTTGGTTTATCCAAAGGTCGCAATTCTACACCAGCTGGTCCATGCATAACCCTCCAGCTTCGAATGGCATGAGGTTTATAAGTATCTTGCAGCTCTTCGAGTCGAGGACACACGTTCAATAGCGCTCGCAAAGCTTTGGGGGTAACCACAGAGACTCTGGCGGTCAGTTTGCGAAGATTCGATGCATGCTTCAACCCCTCGACAATCGACATCTGGGGATAGATCAAGTACCTGATCAGCACTACGAAACCAAGTCAAAGCGGAATTTGGTGTAAGACTCACTCTTAGGTCAATCTGTAAAGCTTGCACGCAAATTTCACGTAATTTAGGAGCTATTCGAGAAATTTCCTTGATGGCCCGATATTGTGCTTGAGGGTCAGATTCCAAATAAAAATTGAGCACCGAGAGGTTTGGTAAGCTGTCCGCAGCATTTGCTAATTGGTTGATATGTTGTGTCTTGCTGATTCCAAGTTGCTTATCAAGTATACTCAAGCTCTCGAGCTGAAGTGCCAAAGGCGAGCGGAGAACCGACACGCACAGAAAAGCGGGTCCTTCAAAATGGCGAACGGATGGGAATAGTGAGGTAACGACTTCCGGGCCCAAATCGTTCTGCTCATTTAAGCCGGGCGCCCATGCAAGTGATATCGATTCGAGGGCTTGGTGTTTTTCAAAGAACAAGTGAAAGAAAGTGGATCCTTTTGAAAGCGTTAGAGGCCACTGTACAGCTATACGGCCGCCCAAGCGCAGGGTGTGGAGCCCTGGAAATACGAGCCCCACCTCTTTGAATAGTTTGTTTGGTGACCATGTCCTGTCGGTTTCCGTGCTGGGTTCTCCCAGATTAAGCTCTAGGGATTTAAGATTAGCAGACGCTCGTATCATTGCAATTATGGACTCGGGTAGCCGATTCTGTCCTGCTTGCGTTGAGCTTGTTATTCGCCCGTAAGCTAAACGCCGTACTTACCGTGTGCTaagaacttggagttgaTAGCCAGACGGTCGAGGTTCGTGAATCCAAATAGCTAATGCATTATCAGTACTCGGTGCAAGTTTAAGAATTATCGATGGTACCTACGGAGTCCGCATAGTGATCTATAACCGTGTCAGTCAAGATTGAATGTAAAAAGGAACATAGCTTACCCGGGATAGGATCAAATATGTGGTACCAATTATGAATTTCAACCGAGCGCAAGAGACTACAGTGAGTCCTCAAAGAAGTAAACAATGCCGTTTTCTCGGGTAGCCATTGAGATCTCCAGGCAAGAGTCCTCAAGTTCTTCAAGTAAGGGATAGCAGGCTGAAAGTCCGAAATTGAGTAGTCGCAGAGAAGTTCATCACGTTTGTATAGTGTGGTGTACCGGTTGTCGTCAAAAATCAAACACCGGACGTAGGACCCAGTACATTTTTTAGAGAGACGAGATTTGGTCGGCTCTCTGGCTTGTGCAGCTACTATACCTTCTGCCACAAAACGTCGAGCAATCTGATCCAAGTGACTAGCGAAGCCGAGATAGACTGTATCATATAGACTAGAAGTTGCAAGATCTTTCAGGTATTTTGATACTAAGCAGCAGGTTGCTAAATCTCGTCGGAGCTCTAGATGCGCCAAGATGGCATAAAGAACCACATCAGGTAATTCTTCAAAACAAGCCATTCATCAATCAAATTATCAACGCCCTGAAAATACAGAGTTCAGATACAACTACTCTGATAGATATGgtctggtggtggtggggtCAACCTGGGTTCAGTAAACGTAATGCATTGATTTCAATTTAAGTTAGCACACGAGGCACGTGACCTTGTACATCATATCGACCTGGCCACGACAGCAACTTCTAACGGCATCAAATTCAATAGTTTAATGGCAAGGCCCACCGTCTTGTAAATTCCAATTTATAACTATGACTGGATCATTTGGGCTCCCGACTGGAAACTCTAATGGGGAACCAAAAGGCTCTGTGTGGACTGGTCGTGCGCGGGTTCGAGGTCCCTTGTGGGCCCAACTTCCGTTGCTAACGATCGGAATGCTGGGTCTGCAGATCGTTTGGTCA
Encoded proteins:
- a CDS encoding F-box-like protein encodes the protein MACFEELPDVVLYAILAHLELRRDLATCCLVSKYLKDLATSSLYDTVYLGFASHLDQIARRFVAEGIVAAQAREPTKSRLSKKCTGSYVRCLIFDDNRYTTLYKRDELLCDYSISDFQPAIPYLKNLRTLAWRSQWLPEKTALFTSLRTHCSLLRSVEIHNWYHIFDPIPDHYADSLFGFTNLDRLAINSKFLAHGQNRLPESIIAMIRASANLKSLELNLGEPSTETDRTWSPNKLFKEVGLVFPGLHTLRLGGRIAVQWPLTLSKGSTFFHLFFEKHQALESISLAWAPGLNEQNDLGPEVVTSLFPSVRHFEGPAFLCVSVLRSPLALQLESLSILDKQLGISKTQHINQLANAADSLPNLSVLNFYLESDPQAQYRAIKEISRIAPKLREICVQALQIDLRMSIVEGLKHASNLRKLTARVSVVTPKALRALLNVCPRLEELQDTYKPHAIRSWRVMHGPAGVELRPLDKPS